The Nonlabens sp. Hel1_33_55 genome contains the following window.
CTTTTTTGTCGCTTACCGGGAACGCTAAAGGTCGATTCCTGCATTTTGCGGCAACCGTAAATTAATTCAAAAGATCCAGGAACATCATATCGATGGATAGCCTCTTTATTAAGCCCACAATCAATAAGCGTTTCTACAGCGCCTTTGTAAAGGTTCTCTGTAATATCATCATTCCATTCAGACACGACTAGTCCTATGCGCATCTTTGATGCGTCAGGCAAACTATCCTTGTCATAATGGGAAAGGTCCTTACCGGCTGTTGCCATAATCTAGTTGGAAGCTGCTTGGGCTTGACCTAAAAGAATTTTTGCCGTTTGAGCTTCAGCAGCAGATTCGTATTCTTCTTCAATACGCTCAAGATTCTTGATTGCAGTGCTA
Protein-coding sequences here:
- the ribH gene encoding 6,7-dimethyl-8-ribityllumazine synthase gives rise to the protein MATAGKDLSHYDKDSLPDASKMRIGLVVSEWNDDITENLYKGAVETLIDCGLNKEAIHRYDVPGSFELIYGCRKMQESTFSVPGKRQKRALDAVIAIGSVIRGETAHFDFVCQGVTSGIKDLNLNKTRIPVIFCVLTDDTHAQSVARSGGIHGNKGSEAAIAAIKMAALKVS